In a single window of the Chondrocystis sp. NIES-4102 genome:
- a CDS encoding pentapeptide repeat-containing protein, with translation MKIGNPKLQRSLYRIFLAIGGTTLLIAIILAIETMFGGAKACHPQEAWLFCQIRESVLLNILEGFSILVAVWLFFLEAPERDKHAHYEAWKTIDSAHGLRNSYARLQALQDLNDDRVPLRGFTAPEADLRGINLAYADLSYAYLSGADLSNANLSHANLSHANLAETKLSNANLSNTQLTGANLTYTDFIEAELQNVDFVSANIVGANFIRANLTQAYFGDVNFNECLLNDANLRKTKFFGVENLSVEQIKTAKNWSEGIYDAKMLLKLNSVR, from the coding sequence ATGAAAATTGGTAATCCTAAACTACAACGTTCTTTATACCGAATTTTCTTAGCTATTGGGGGAACTACCTTACTCATTGCAATAATATTAGCCATAGAGACAATGTTCGGGGGAGCAAAAGCCTGTCATCCTCAAGAAGCGTGGCTATTTTGCCAGATAAGGGAGTCGGTACTGCTAAATATTCTCGAAGGTTTTAGTATTCTCGTAGCAGTGTGGTTATTTTTTTTAGAAGCCCCCGAAAGAGACAAACACGCCCACTACGAAGCATGGAAAACAATAGATTCAGCCCACGGGTTAAGAAATAGTTATGCACGCCTACAGGCTCTTCAAGACTTAAATGACGATCGCGTGCCATTGAGAGGTTTTACTGCACCAGAAGCAGATTTGAGAGGAATTAATCTAGCTTATGCAGATTTGAGTTATGCTTACTTATCAGGAGCAGATTTGAGTAATGCAAATTTAAGTCATGCAAATCTCAGTCATGCCAATTTAGCAGAAACTAAACTCAGTAACGCCAATCTTAGTAATACTCAACTCACAGGAGCAAATCTTACCTACACAGACTTTATTGAAGCAGAATTACAAAATGTAGACTTTGTCAGTGCCAATATAGTAGGGGCAAATTTTATTAGGGCGAACTTAACCCAGGCTTATTTTGGGGATGTTAACTTTAATGAGTGTCTGCTCAATGATGCCAACTTGAGAAAAACTAAGTTTTTTGGTGTAGAAAATCTTAGCGTAGAACAGATTAAAACAGCAAAAAATTGGTCTGAAGGAATTTATGATGCAAAAATGCTTTTGAAGCTTAATTCTGTTAGATAA